The Tripterygium wilfordii isolate XIE 37 chromosome 1, ASM1340144v1, whole genome shotgun sequence sequence CACTTTTTTCGAAGTCTTGAATTATTGGCTTTAGTGTTTGTGCAGGATGAATAAATCTTTTTTAGGCCTCTGTTTGTTTTATCTTTAGAAGTTTTGGTACGGGTATCCTATACATGAGAATATTTCCATTGGTTTTGACGGATGATGTAAATTGAACTTTTcgcttttgtttgtttgtttcatggttgaatgttattttattttgatgaatatatattaGCATGTACATAAATATATGTTAATATTGGGTTGcatatatcatattttttagTGATCAAATGATGAAATGAtggattttttaatatattgtaGATATGAATGACTTGTCAGATTTTAAATTCGACTCAGATGATGAAATGTCGAAGAATATTGTGATAACTCTATCTTTGATGGAGTATGAACTTTTATATTTGCACCAACAACTACTTATAATCTCTAAATTATCAGGATATGATTGGGTGCAAAATCTTCTTCACGGTAATCCTACTAGGATTTGTGAATCTTTTCAAATGGATAAACATAAATGTTGTAGTTTGGGTGGGAAATTAATGTTATGGGGTGGTTTAAAGTGCACGAAGAATATCAGAGTATGAGTGCAAGTTGTAATTTTCTTAATGATCATTTGCCACATTGATCATGTTCATGGTAATGCGAAACGGTTTCAACACTTTACATGGATTATTTCAAGGCATGTAAACAAAGTCTTATATGCAGTGAATCATCTTGCAAAAGAAATTATTGTTCCACCTAGATTTGATTGAATTCCACCAGAGATACAAGATAATCTAAAGTACTATCCATATTTTGAGGTATGTCATTAAATCATTTATTTGATTATGatgcttttatttttaaatatcatgATTTAAAAAACTATATGTGATAGGATTATGTAAAAACCATAAATCGAATTCATGTTCCTCTTGATGAAAAAATTCGATATCATGGAAAAAGGTTGATACAACACAAAATGTCATGAGTGCATGTTCATTTGACATGCGCTTCATTTTTGTGAAGGTTGGCTGGAAAGGCATTGCAAATGATTCTAGAATTTTGTTGGAAACAATAATGAGGAATCCTGATAATAAATTTCAAATGCCTCCTCAAGGTATCTAACTATACGTGATTAAGATACTAAACATTAGTATATTTTCTCTTTGATATTATTTAGCCCTTCATTATGCAGGAAAATATTATATTGTTGACTTTGTATATACTAATATGCTAGGATTATATCAAAAGGAGAGATATCATTTAAGAGATTATAGGAAAAGGGGAGGATCAATTGGTTCAGCAGAGTTATTCAATCATGGGCATTCTTCTCTACGAAATGTCATAAAACGATGTTTTGGAGTGTTAAATAGATTATGAAATGAAAGAGCATAAGTATTTTGTGATTGCTTGTTGTGTAATGTATAATTTTATTAGAATGAAAGCTCGTTAAGATGATTTGTTTAATGAGTTTGAAATAGGTACCATGATGTTTGACGAAAGTAGAGTTGAAGTTACTCAAGAATATGAAACAATCTCATCACAACTTTGTCATGGTATGAAACCAACATCATATCAATTGATTTATCCCACAACTTTCATTATCATGGTATtaaattcttattttattttccctttatttgatatttgtatACATGAATATGATAGTATGTATTATTTAATCATCAAgattagatttttattttttcagggATTGCAAAGTTTGGTGACGATGATGATACTATTGAAAAACTTTGGATGTAATGAAATCTTTTTGGGCTCAAAAACTGACTTTATGTGCTTGTATCATGTATTTATCTGAAGCAAGGATCAATATTAGACTCAGATTTAACAATAGAGAACTAGTTACACAtgttatagattgcactttgtTTAAGATTTCGAATTGCAATAATAGTTAGAGAGGTTACATATAATTTCATATAATCATATGTACTCTTATATGGCCAGGACATTCATAACACAAGAGAGATTAAACGCATATGTATGTTGTGACTTTAATCTAATTTTTGATCTTGTCATGTGCATTTAGACAAGTTCTTTACCTCTGAATTGATGCTAATGTTAATTCCATATTATCTAATTTGGAacaagtaaatatatatatatacgtatgtatgtatgtaaatcaatgGAGTTACTTAATGCATATTAACAACATATTTTATAATATACAAACATAAACAAATGTTTTTCAGACTCatgtttttaattttaagtCCACAACCAAAAagtttaattttatgttttcattttctattttattttttatttttattttcgtaatttttggaagtgataccaaatatGACCTTaatttcttaaatattttatgtaaCTATTAGACATAGATATCAACATATTTTATTGCCCAACAAATAGGGATTACGTCGTAATTTAACTTAATCCAAAATAGTCAAACAAAATCGGTCAAAAATCACAGAAAATGAGACAGAGGAAAGTCGCCATTTGTGATTTCGTCATTGAGACCAGAAAAATATGGTGCACTTAGCAATTAGCACTGAGTGGTTGGTGtctgttgtaatttttttctaCAGGTCACattgttataattttttaaaaaagaattatGAATGTGTTTTAATCGGATTTACGAGTtcatcaatatattttttttgtctcaaataaaaatcaaattgaatatgAAAAAGATATGAGAATTATAGATCATTgaatataaacttaaaacatCCTATGTTTTTCTTGCAGTTTGTTTTTTGTAtgagacaaaaaatattgttggacTCGTAAACTCGatcaaaacacattaataataataacagtAAACCCCAGGCACTACTTTGCACTTGCTCTAACAGGTGCACCaacatatttttaaaatattagaaaattcttaaatattttccaaaatttataaatataaaatataggtGACTTCAACTCTTAAATTTTATATCCGTAatacaaattttcaaaaaattattagttAAGTTTAATCCCACAGTttatatttcatatattttttttgatgaatttaacctttttttttaaaaaaaatgtgattttattCATAATgtgaaattataattatttatgagttttaatattttaaaaaatattttggtgtACCAAAATGGTGAACTCGTGCTAGGTGCACCGGATTCAGCCCAATCAGACAAATGCACTTGTgtatatttttattgttaattTGGAATATGTATAACCTAAAATCAAAAAGTAGTCGGGAGTTTAAGTGTACTTGCGTTAAGATCGCGTACGAGCATCCGCATAGTAGAATTACTGTATAACTACatattacatacatacatatacgcctctctctctcatcaatcATCGTCATCATCCACTTCGCTGCATCTGGTCGCTACAGAAGAGGCGCCTACTCCTCTCTTTACGCACGCTCCATAAGAGATAGTAGTAACTTGTCTCCTTTGACTCTCATTTTTAGTTTCTCAAATTTATCTTCTCTGCtggttcctttcttttctttactttttcttattttgattcTAGATCGAGAGTTTGAGCTCGACCGAGCTCCATCAGATCCACCATTACTGATTTTGACAAGGTATGCCTTGTTGACCTAGCTTATTTTGAGTACTTTTATGTCAATTTAGGGACTGCATCACGATGAGTCTCTTTGTTTCTCTCGCTATGATTCTTTGAtcttcaagtttttttttcgcTGTTTGAGCTGGATCAGTTGCattggatgatttttttttacaagtttTCTGCTTAATTTTTTGATCAAACTAAAGGGATTTTTGTTAATATGATCAGAAATTGTGTTAGATTGGATCTGCGGCGGTGATTTGTGGAGAGAGAGATTAGCCAGATCTAAGGAGATATAGCAGCTATGTCTTTTATTGGTACCCAAGAGAAATGCAAGGCATGTCAAAAGACTGTGTATCCTGTAGAACTTCTATCCGCTGATGGGGTTAATTACCACAAGTCTTGCTTCAAGTGTACTCACTGCAAGGGGACCCTTAAGGTACTCTTTTTGTATGGTTTTTTAGGCTGTGATTTTTGTCAATTCTATTCTGTTTAATGAACTGAAATGGAATGtagtttatttgcgtcttttaTGCACAATTGCACATTGGTAAGGCTGAACGACAGTGTATCAGTCACACATATAGATCATTTTCGCATCTTTGTTAAAATGCTGCTCTTATCAGAACAAAATTAGTAGCCCTTCAACTCTAATCAATCTAAATGGCGTTGCAGGGAACTCTTGTTATAAATGTCTTATGCTATAAATTGTATTATAGAAAATATCGGCCACAAGATAATTGCCAGTGCATCgcgtttatgtttttttataaatctaGTTGGATTAATGGTAATGCTCCAGAGTTATATGTCTAGATTTCATTGCAACACATTTTTTTAATTGCCAAATCGCAATCTCATTGAGTAGCTCATTGCATTGCGGAACAAATTTGGCACTTCTCGTTATGGTTTGTAACTTATGTGTTCACAGCTCAGCAATTATTCCTCAATGGAAGGTGTTCTGTACTGTAAGCCTCACTTTGAGCAGCTTTTCAAAGAAACTGGTAATTTCAACAAGAACTTTCAATCACGTAAGTCTTCTTGTTTTGTCAGACTAAGCTCTTTCGATGGATTTGTTCGACGTAGTTTTTTGTGGTTAATTTTTCATGAATGTCTCTGTCCACAGCTGCAAAGTCAGCTGAGAAGTTAACTCCTGAGCTGGTAAATTTCCTACCACAATACAAGCATGTGATTATTTATAATGacttagaaaataaataatagatGTGTGATATATTGTAGTGTACTTAGTTGATTCTCGGCGTCTTGTTTTGGTTTCAGACAAGGTCACCTAGCAAGGCTGCCGGAATGTTTTCTGGGACTCAAGAGAAATGTGCCACCTGCAATAAAACCGCGTATCCACTGGAGAAGGTACTAATTATAATGTCATGGATTCATGATGCTGTCCTTTATTGTAagctaatttaattttttttcctagaaTCAGCATTCCAACATTTATAGGTCCATTACATTATCTGGGGCAATATAAAGGATAAGTGACCCTTCTGGCATGTGCTCACTTACAATACTGATACATGGGTATAATTTTCTCAACTGCCATGTTGTGATTGTATTTGCCATGGGTGAAGAATCGACATAGCAAGCTAAGGGTTAATGGTTCTTAGCTGGAACAAGATATATCTAATGAATCTAGGGATATAAACAAATTCATTATAGTTCTGTTGGAGAGTTGGGCTTTTCTCACTTGACGTGAATAGAGATGGGATGGTAGAGACAAAATGTATGAAATAGGGAATGAGATTTTTTCTTTGACCTTTAATTGTTTCTCCATCTAAGCAATGTTTTGAATTGctgttttatatatatcttgGAACGTACAGTTGAATGGTTTTGGTAATGGATGCAAGGTCAAGGGTCATGCATGTGATTAGTATTCATCCAACTTCTATATAGGCTTTTCCTTTTCACTATGGGGGTCCGGTGATATTTGCACATTTGAATCATTAGTCATTCTTTTGCAAAGAAATTAGGACTCATCCTGCCACACAATATTCGTATACTTCATTGAAGATTGATCACAAAGGAAGATGGTAAACTATTTGGAAAGGGTGCTTTGATTGGTTGATATTCTTTTTCCTTCTACAATTAACTATTCTGTGTGAAGTCTATAGCTGTTCTGGAAGATTCCATGCTGGTTCTTCCATTTTCCTAGGGGGTTTGAGTTGTAGGTTCcataacatttttaaaaaagaaatgagGGAAATTTCTAGAGTAAGGTCAGGCTAGAGTGATATCTTTGTTTAAGGGGTGACAAATATTGTGCAGAATTTCTTCTCAGTTGCCATTAGTCTTTGTGCCATACAGATACATGTTTTGCTTGAGATGATATGCTCTCGAGTTCTAGGAactgtgattttttttatgaacttgCAAGCAGAAATGCAATTAAATTGCAGGTGTTACTTAATCCATCATCGTAATGACGTTTTCTGTATTGCATCTTTGTTAGGAggttaaaagaaaatttgcatgAATTTGAAGGTTTGGTAGGTTTAACCCAAAAATTGCAGGTAACAGTGGAGGGCCAGTCCTATCATAAATCTTGTTTCAAGTGCTCTCATGGTGGCTGTCCTATATCTCCATCAAATTATGCAGCTCTAGAGGGGATTTTGTATTGTAAGCACCATTTCTCTCAGCTTTT is a genomic window containing:
- the LOC120000665 gene encoding LIM domain-containing protein WLIM2b, which encodes MSFIGTQEKCKACQKTVYPVELLSADGVNYHKSCFKCTHCKGTLKLSNYSSMEGVLYCKPHFEQLFKETGNFNKNFQSPAKSAEKLTPELTRSPSKAAGMFSGTQEKCATCNKTAYPLEKVTVEGQSYHKSCFKCSHGGCPISPSNYAALEGILYCKHHFSQLFKEKGSYNHLIKSASIKRAAAASVPEA